One stretch of Lytechinus variegatus isolate NC3 chromosome 17, Lvar_3.0, whole genome shotgun sequence DNA includes these proteins:
- the LOC121430573 gene encoding uncharacterized protein LOC121430573, which translates to MTLLMQYSNHMVSCVITDVQLVDGPSSNKGTVEIKQDGGDWETTCGINLDTNDVIVICRQLRFTGASLAMTATPYGQNSIPAIGLHCNGSEGNLSACSTSSHTSECSPAGAASCHGDGYLGCFVDMKGDRVLSGDSLENFSMMTIPYCIQFCQGSTTANYVYAGVESGNECYCGKASDNYTRHREGVDADCSFPCHGDPTESCGGSGYIAVFTSLYAGIGGGVAAVVIVLIVIVAIVCFRKRRSHQRTKGIVSSQRATLSPASRPPAYDEIYDFGIPNGAMADSSSARGFQPGSQAHSSAKSRGHNKVLLVNLNPKKSSNIYEGTMDETSDDEPTRNPSRGTTAVPQNRTDRLSVHYAMPDKNGNEAQDGYDEINLGIAPYSSFENPEKPTAPAKMADRMSVVYAAPDKNGGRNVTSDDLDSLYAMPDKNGNRNPSDDSSEDVGSLYAMPDKSRGKPDGYDGDQDLYAIANDSFSGDQLDEMEMVDNELYTM; encoded by the exons ATGACTCTTCTCATGCAGTACAGTAATCACATGGTTAGCTGCGTCATAACAG ATGTACAACTGGTTGATGGTCCATCATCTAATAAAGGTACAGTAGAGATCAAGCAAGATGGCGGCGATTGGGAGACGACATGTGGAATAAATCTTGATACCAATGACGTCATCGTCATCTGCAGACAGTTAAGATTCACAGGAGCAAGCCTAGCAATGACAGCCACACCTTATGGGCAGAATTCAATTCCTGCCATAGGGCTGCATTGTAACGGAA GTGAAGGTAACCTGTCAGCTTGTTCTACATCCTCACATACATCGGAGTGTTCGCCAGCAGGAGCAGCATCTTGTCATg GTGACGGATATCTTGGATGTTTTGTGGACATGAAAGGTGACAGGGTGTTGTCAGGCGACAGTCTGGAAAATTTTTCAATGATGACCATTCCTTATTGCATCCAGTTCTGTCAAGGGTCCACCACAGCTAACTATGTATACGCTGGTGTTGAAAGTGGAAATGAATGTTACTGTGGAAAGGCCAGTGATAACTATACTAGACATAGAGAGGGAGTAGATGCAGACTGTTCTTTTCCATGTCATGGAGACCCTACTGAGAGCTGTGGTGGTAGTGGATACATAGCAGTCTTTACCA GCTTATATGCAGGGATTGGTGGAGGTGTGGCTGCTGTTGTGATCGTCCTTATAGTCATCGTCGCCATCGTTTGTTTCAGGAAGAGAAG GTCACATCAGAGGACAAAGGGTATTGTCTCTTCACAAAGGGCAACCCTGTCTCCAGCCAGCAGGCCTCCAGCATACGATGAGATATATGACTTCGGTATCCCCAACGGTGCAATGGCAGATTCATCTTCTGCCAGAGGCTTCCAACCTGGGTCACAAGCACACAGTAGCGCGAAATCAAGAGGACATAATAAAGTTCTCCTTGTAAATTTGAATCCCAAGAAATCATCGAATATATATGAGGGGACAATGGATGAAACCTCAGATGATGAACCGACGCGAAATCCTTCACGTGGGACCACTGCCGTCCCGCAGAACAGGACCGACCGATTAAGCGTCCATTACGCCATGCCTGACAAGAACGGAAACGAAGCACAGGACGGCTACGACGAAATTAATCTTGGAATTGCACCCTATTCTTCTTTTGAAAATCCTGAGAAGCCAACCGCTCCGGCGAAGATGGCCGACAGAATGAGCGTTGTTTACGCCGCGCCCGACAAGAACGGCGGACGAAACGTCACCTCGGATGATTTGGACAGTCTGTATGCTATGCCAGATAAGAATGGAAACCGAAACCCTTCGGATGATTCTTCGGAAGATGTCGGCAGTTTGTATGCGATGCCCGATAAATCCCGAGGAAAGCCGGATGGATACGATGGTGACCAGGATCTCTACGCTATAGCTAATGACTCGTTTTCTGGTGATCAGTTGGATGAAATGGAGATGGTTGATAACGAACTGTATACTATGTAA